A genomic stretch from Pochonia chlamydosporia 170 chromosome 4, whole genome shotgun sequence includes:
- a CDS encoding polyprotein (similar to Marssonina brunnea f. sp. 'multigermtubi' MB_m1 XP_007295733.1), with protein MEAVSSPDFPAWPDDDRERPPRSSTPRPGPPTTKIVTPPTQERPKTPQPEVIIAPKTAVPTTTRTSEGVDTPPPVVNTPQSWGSLAGEGRSPSSSDGEVPSDLLRRLDSLTKGYQESDKFSGREYDFLLTKVNMFIDKCQRIDYPRDQLARAVPVMLTGPAYRYYLNNLANKGKSYNDLIHALQKRYETEAIRDRYLREWESLNLAAIVNQHRDKRLSACLEILTEKIQLLHQGLFRPGDTGAVNEAGKDLRRPRRRASPSHCRPRGNKPQQADAFYIDRAFKRGGGNALNYDQKGQFQNLQNRQKKCYVCRQPGCWSTKHSDQERSQAQNSWLQKKHPTPPTAKRYQAFLTAFEGDDNDEDTALLDEMYRQNSFNDANSDDDNDDEFLPAGSNSMFAGMGTITQNFLATAVIPQPAEILAGLRDQAFKHALSAEDPYFIKEPKETAIFISEERYSDQIFRGILPDTGAAGTSNAGMPQVRALMRIMPSLKIKDAPATTIHFGAGSASSLGSIRVPTVFGNITFHVLPTATPFLFSITDMDRMYVRLDNLTNRLIQGDITVPVIRQWGHPWWLLEPAASAAFHLTETQLRQLHRRFGHPSVERLSRILTKVGEEYSSDVLKRLTDICHHCQMNGRAPSRFKFTLRDDHEFNHEIIVDIFFINGQPVLHVIDSATAFQAAKFLNNKEQKARDLWDAIMACWINTYLGPPEWIVHDAGKNFSSAEFKQYAKGLYIRVQEMPVEAHNSIGKAERYHGPLRRAYQIIDAELGDALTDDQKLQMAVKAINDTAGPDGLVPTLLVFGAYPRMTDDSPPSFSVVQRAEAIRKATSEARRALAKRQVQNALLTRNGPDTTPLHTLPLQSKVRVWREKNGWQGPFELIAVEGETCTVANEAGITSKFRSTIVQPYLEDKDTTPTDNKLPQQQAVNQDNAEVANESDGEVNQDEDIRDSIAVAIPTARRGPGRPRKDPETRRAPYQTFPRRGPGRPRKRLIEEQYFFNALEDPPERTKLLKSIKTIAFLTTKEQGDRDLAVLLRSKGLIITPGQPFEISGRTEIDNLIARGVFKFELYDPIKHAKLRIFDSRMVNEVKGKDTAAPYEKSRLVIRGYNDEGKAFILTQSPTIQRASQRLMIALAPSLFQRGIILWIRDITQAYVQSQTPLQRTIIAKIPEQLRGRYPEGTIMVVVKPLYGIPEAGTHWWATYSTHHREKLKMATSTYDPCLLISECDKFGIIGMQTDDTLGLSDKQFSNLEEEELQKAAFAAKPKEVLKVEKPLTFNGCRISLNADGSIMMTQKEQALKLQIPTTNQEYIEQRARGAYLASICQPEAAFDLSVAAQQKEPSSDDFKRLGRRIQWQIDNPGRGLKCIPFDLDKAKLFVFVDGSFANNEDLSSQLGYIIVIGTEEETNNGEMLVKGNIITYSSTKSKRVTRSALASELYSMVQGTDIGYAIASTLKLITKQLGIPDIPTILLTDSYSLYECLVKLGTTKEKRLMIDIMALRQSYERREVHEVRWINGGDNPADAMTKASPNHALRTLIDKNKIAIRVEGWVERKKDEK; from the exons ATGGAAGCAGTATCTTCCCCAGATTTCCCCGCCTGGCCAGATGACGATCGAGAGCGCCCTCCACGATCCTCCACACCTCGGCCAGGCCcaccgacgacgaagatTGTCACGCCACCAACCCAAGAACGACCTAAAACACCCCAACCAGAGGTTATTATAGCCCCTAAAACAGCAGTACCTACCACAACTCGCACGTCTGAAGGCGTCGATACACCTCCCCCGGTGGTCAATACACCACAGTCATGGGGATCCCTGGCTGGGGAAGGGCGATCACCGTCTTCCTCAGACGGTGAAGTGCCCTCTGACCTGCTCAGACGCTTAGATAGCCTCACCAAAGGCTATCAGGAAAGTGACAAATTCTCAGGCCGAGAATATGACTTCCTCTtaaccaaagtcaacatgtttATCGACAAATGCCAACGGATAGACTATCCGCGAGACCAGCTCGCTCGGGCCGTCCCAGTCATGCTCACAGGACCAGCGTACCGGTACTATCTCAACAACCTCGccaacaaaggaaaaagttATAACGACCTTATCCACGCCCTCCAAAAGAGGTACGAAACAGAGGCAATTCGAGACCGATACCTCCGCGAGTGGGAAAGCCTCAATCTCGCCGCGattgtcaaccaacatcgTGACAAACGTCTCTCGGCCTGCCTCGAGATCCTCACGGAGAAGATACAACTGCTTCACCAGGGCCTCTTCCGACCTGGTGATACAG GTGCCGTTAATGAAGCCGGCAAAGACCTTCGAAGACCTCGCCGCCGAGCTTCACCAAGCCATTGCCGTCCACGAGGAAATAAACCCCAGCAAGCAGACGCCTTTTATATTGATCGCGCTTTTAAACGCGGAGGAGGAAACGCCTTAAATTATGACCAAAAAGGGCAGTTCCAGAACCTCCAGAACCGCCAGAAGAAGTGCTACGTCTGCCGccaacctggctgctggtcgacCAAGCATAGCGACCAAGAACGCTCCCAAGCTCAAAATTCCTGGCTCCAAAAGAAGCacccaacgcctccaacggCTAAGAGGTATCAAGCGTTCCTCACTGCCTTTGAGGGTGATGATAACGATGAGGATACCGCCCTCCTTGACGAAATGTATAGACAGAATTCCTTCAATGACGCCAACAGTGACGACGATAACGATGACGAATTCCTCCCTGCCGGCAGCAATAGCATGTTTGCTGGTATGGGCACTATTACCCAGAATTTCTTAGCCACGGCAGTAATTCCACAGCCAGCGGAAATCCTCGCTGGTTTGAGAGACCAAGCGTTCAAGCATGCCCTATCGGCTGAAGATCCCTACTTTATAAAAGAACCAAAGGAGACCGCTATTTTCATCTCCGAGGAAAGGTATTCTGACCAGATCTTTAGAGGCATCCTGCCTGATACCGGCGCCGCCGGTACATCCAACGCAGGCATGCCACAGGTTAGAGCCTTAATGAGGATAATGCCATCACTAAAGATTAAAGACGCGCCAGCAACGACGATCCATTTTGGTGCAGGATCAGCCTCAtcccttggcagcatcaGAGTACCCACAGTATTCGGAAATATCACCTTCCATGTACTGCCGACCGCCACTCCTTTcctgttctccatcacagATATGGATAGGATGTATGTACGATTGGATAATCTCACCAATCGCCTTATCCAAGGAGACATCACTGTGCCTGTTATCAGGCAATGGGGCCATCCCTGGTGGCTCCtcgagccagcagcttccgcagCCTTCCACCTCACAGAAACGCAGCTTCGGCAACTACATCGCCGCTTTGGACACCCGTCTGTTGAGAGACTATCAAGAATCTTAACAAAAGTCGGGGAAGAATATAGTAGTGACGTTCTTAAGCGACTGACTGATAtctgccaccattgtcaaatgaaCGGAAGAGCCCCAAGCCGCTTTAAGTTCACCCTTCGAGATGATCATGAGTTTAACCATGAGATTATTGTGgacatcttctttattaatggCCAACCAGTCCTCCATGTTATTGACTCTGCAACTGCCTTCCAAGCTGCTAagtttcttaataataaagaacaaaaggcaagGGATCTTTGGGATGCCATTATGGCCTGTTGGATTAACACGTACCTTGGGCCTCCCGAATGGATAGTTCATGACGCTGGAAAGAACTTTAGCTCGGCAGAATTCAAACAGTATGCCAAAGGCCTGTATATCCGTGTTCAGGAAATGCCAGTCGAGGCACACAACAGTATTGGCAAAGCAgaaagatatcatggcccTCTCCGCCGTGCATATCAGATAATTGACGCAGAACTTGGCGACGCTCTGACCGAcgatcagaagcttcaaatggcTGTAAAAGCTATAAATGATACAGCTGGCCCAGACGGACTCGTCCCAACACTTCTAGTCTTTGGCGCCTATCCCAGGATGACGGATGATTCGCCCCCTAGCTTTAGCGTCGTGCAGAGAGCTGAAGCTATCCGTAAGGCAACTAGTGAAGCCAGACGAGCCCTCGCTAAGCGGCAGGTCCAAAATGCCCTCTTAACGAGGAACGGCCCAGACACAACCCCATTACATACCCTTCCATTGCAATCCAAGGTTCGCgtttggagagaaaagaaCGGGTGGCAGGGCCCCTTTGAACTTATTGCCGTTGAAGGCGAGACCTGCACCGTTGCTAATGAGGCTGGAATAACCTCGAAGTTCCGTTCCACGATTGTACAACCCTATCTAGAGGATAAGGATACAACCCCAACGGATAACAAGCTACCCCAACAGCAGGCTGTTAACCAAGATAATGCTGAGGTTGCTAACGAGAGTGACGGGGAGGTTAACCAGGACGAAGATATCAGAGAtagcattgctgttgctatcccaacagcaagacgaggccCGGGAAGACCGCGTAAAGACCCAGAGACCAGAAGAGCTCCTTATCAAacatttccaagaagaggCCCAGGAAGGCCACGTAAACGCCTTATCGAAGAACAGTACTTCTTTAACGCCCTTGAGGACCCGCCCGAACGTACCAAGCTCCTTaagagcatcaaaacaatAGCATTCCTGACCACGAAGGAGCAAGGAGACCGCGACcttgctgtccttctccgcaGTAAAGGACTCATAATCACCCCTGGCCAGCCGTTTGAAATCTCAGGCCGCACTGAGATTGATAACTTGATAGCCAGAGGTGTCTTTAAATTTGAGCTTTATGACCCTATAAAGCATGCTAAACTTCGCATCTTTGACTCACGAATGGTTAAtgaggtcaaaggcaaggataCAGCTGCCCCATATGAGAAATCTCGCCTCGTCATTCGGGGATATAATGACGAGGGTaaagccttcattttgacgcaatcaccaacaatacaacgagccagccaacGGCTTATGATTGCACTCGcgccctctctcttccaacgagGAATTATCCTCTGGATAAGGGATATTACCCAAGCCTATgtgcaatctcaaacacctctccaaagGACGATTATCGCAAAGATTCCTGAGCAACTCCGCGGTAGATACCCAgaaggcaccatcatggtAGTAGTTAAACCGTTATACGGAATACCAGAAGCCGGCACCCACTGGTGGGCGACTTATTCCACCCACCATcgagaaaagctaaagatggCGACCTCGACTTACGACCCATGCCTGCTGATCTCAGAATgcgacaagtttggtatcattgggATGCAAACCGATGACACACTTGGACTTAGTGACAAACAGTTCTCTaatcttgaagaggaagagctccagaaggcagcttttgcagcaaagccaaaggaagtcctcaaggtggaaaagccactcactttcaatggctgccgaatctCTCTTAACGCcgatggaagcatcatgatgacccagaaagaacaggctttaaagcttcagattccaacaaccaatcagGAATATATTGAGCAACGAGCCCGCGGCGCATATCTCGCCAGtatctgccaaccagaggcagcctttgacctttcagttgctgcccaacaaaagGAACCATCTAGCGATGACTTTAAACGTCTAGGACGCCGCATCCAGTGGCAGATTGATAACCCAGGTAGAGGCCTAAAATGTATACCATTTGACCTCGATAAAGCAAagctttttgtgtttgttgatggctcttttgccaacaacgaagaTCTGAGTTCCCAGCTGGGATACATTATCGTCATcggtacagaagaagagaccaacaatggcgaaatgCTCGttaaaggcaacatcatcacgtactcttcaaccaagtcaaagagagtTACGCGAAGTGCCCTAGCCTCTGAGCTTTATAGCATGGTTCAAGGCACAGACATTGGATACGCGATAGCCTCGACTTTaaagctcatcacaaaacaactggGAATTCCAGACATCCCCACGATCCTTCTCACGGACTCGTATTCCCTATATGAGTGCCTTGTTAAGCTCGGCAcaaccaaagagaagaggctcatgatagatatcatggctctccGACAGTCATACGAGCGCCGCGAAGTCCATGAAgtcagatggatcaacggAGGAGATAACCCGGCAGACGCGATGacgaaagcatcgccaaatcaCGCGTTGAGAACCCTTATCGACAAGAATAAGATCGCGATACGAGTGGAAGGCTGggtagagaggaagaaggacgaaaagtgA
- a CDS encoding fungal zn(2)-Cys(6) binuclear cluster domain-containing protein, translating into MNQPVSLLCRIHQCDGKRPSCTHCVTQGSSCVYLTAAGETRFSALKRKYNSLEEELETLRNLYGYIQSRPLSEAHDLVAVIQACQDPTEATRRFLLHNDSIGDINAFAEAEISNVFLASGDVETSLAPAHYPVHVLAYPWTTIAGDEVVSKLISQFFIAERSLVLPIVNSSQFIEEMKGGDTTVAMYCSPLLVNAICAHQCFLSPDEPSQSTKRREMGQRFLDEAYILLRGSKSRANLVMAQAMNLLYQAELAKDILDVAVIA; encoded by the exons ATGAACCAACCAGTCAGCTTATTATGTCGCATCCACCAGTGTGATGGAAAGCGGCCATCCTGTACGCATTGCGTCACTCAAGGCTCAAGCTGTGTGTACCTTACTGCCGCTGGTGAAACCCGATTTTCCGCACTTAAGAGGAAGTATAACTCTTTGGAAGAAGAACTCGAAACTCTGCGGAATCTCTACGGGTACATCCAAAGTCGTCCACTATCTGAAGCCCACGACCTGGTGGCTGTCATTCAAGCATGTCAGGACCCTACGGAGGCAACACGACGATTTCTCTTGCATAATGACAGCATTGGAGATATAAACGCTTTCGCCGAAGCAGAAATCTCAAACGTATTCCTAGCCAGTGGAGATGTAGAGACGAGTCTGGCTCCAGCACATTATCCAGTCCACGTCCTGGCTTACCCCTGGACGACTATTGctggagatgaggttgtgtcAAAGCTAATTTCGCAGTTCTTCATTGCCGAGCGATCCCTAGTCCTGCCTATCGTGAATTCTTCACAGTTTATCGAGGAGATGAAAGGAGGCGACACCACGGTCGCTATGTATTGCTCACCTCTACTTGTCAACGCAATCTGTGCACATCAATGT TTTTTGTCACCCGATGAACCATCACAGAGTACAAAGCGCCGGGAAATGGGCCAACGCTTTTTAGACGAAGCCTACATCTTATTGAGAGGGTCTAAAAGCCGAGCGAATTTGGTAATGGCACAGGCAATGAATTTGTTGTATCAAGCAGAGCTTGCAAAGGATATTCTGGATGTTGCCGTTATTGCGTAG
- a CDS encoding phase-specific protein (similar to Metarhizium robertsii ARSEF 23 XP_007816636.1): MTGQIKALIVTIALAGCASALGKAVVRNNCNFDVTLWPVGHNIAPKNTLQPGQHYSEQFSNSRAAAIGRALKITRDPDGLFTGKPQTDFAYNLDGGKIWYDLSDVNGDPFAGHKLVVVSANAGCPSIVWPNGIPQGNDIKNCPDVNADVILTLCAK, translated from the coding sequence ATGACCGGCCAGATTAAAGCTCTCATCGTTACTATTGCCCTCGCCGGGTGCGCGTCAGCACTTGGCAAGGCCGTTGTCCGCAATAATTGCAACTTTGACGTCACCCTCTGGCCTGTCGGCCACAATATCGCCCCCAAGAACACCTTGCAGCCAGGTCAGCACTACTCGGAGCAATTCTCCAACAGCCGTGCTGCTGCTATTGGGCGTGCTCTTAAGATTACCAGAGACCCTGATGGCTTGTTTACGGGCAAGCCTCAGACTGATTTCGCATATAACCTGGATGGGGGCAAGATCTGGTACGACCTGAGCGATGTTAACGGTGACCCGTTTGCCGGACACAAGTTGGTTGTGGTTAGTGCCAACGCTGGTTGTCCTTCTATTGTCTGGCCAAATGGTATTCCCCAAGGAAACGATATCAAAAATTGTCCCGATGTCAACGCCGATGTCATTTTGACCCTCTGCGCCAAATAA